One genomic window of Caldivirga maquilingensis IC-167 includes the following:
- a CDS encoding maleate cis-trans isomerase family protein gives MWIKLGTIIPSSNTTVEREFTRTILEPDVTVHTSRITLKEVTLNGLKEMERETERAAQELGTAKVNIIAYACTTGSLFKGPNHHLEIKRRIEDITEIPAVATSGAVIDALSYFNARKVLVVTPYIDELNVKEREFLEAHGIQVVSIKGLGISDNTVIGSLDPSITYETALNEARRFGSDYDALFISCTNWRSFEVIGDLERQLGKPVISSNSATLWAVIRNLGIKVKLRYNLGALFSDLTL, from the coding sequence ATGTGGATTAAACTGGGCACTATTATTCCATCATCAAATACCACAGTAGAGAGGGAATTCACGAGAACTATACTTGAGCCTGATGTTACAGTGCATACATCACGAATAACATTGAAGGAAGTCACGTTAAATGGCCTTAAGGAAATGGAGAGGGAAACAGAGCGTGCAGCTCAGGAATTAGGCACTGCGAAGGTAAATATAATAGCCTATGCATGCACCACAGGGAGTTTATTCAAAGGCCCCAATCATCATCTAGAGATTAAGCGTAGAATTGAAGATATAACTGAAATACCAGCCGTAGCCACATCTGGCGCCGTAATAGATGCCCTTTCTTATTTTAATGCACGTAAAGTATTGGTGGTTACGCCATATATTGATGAATTGAATGTTAAGGAAAGGGAGTTTCTTGAAGCCCATGGCATCCAAGTAGTGAGTATAAAGGGACTCGGTATCTCCGATAATACAGTGATTGGATCCCTGGACCCCAGCATTACCTATGAGACTGCATTAAATGAGGCACGGAGATTTGGCTCTGATTATGACGCATTATTTATTTCCTGCACTAATTGGCGTAGCTTCGAAGTAATAGGTGATCTTGAAAGGCAATTAGGTAAACCAGTGATTAGTAGTAATAGCGCCACACTATGGGCTGTAATAAGAAACCTAGGTATCAAGGTTAAATTAAGGTATAATTTAGGAGCATTATTTAGTGACTTAACATTATGA
- a CDS encoding MFS transporter — MVSMRTKAIISTTLGIAFEWYDFFLYSLLAPVIAQVFFPKTIPVLSLAYAYVVLFIGFVGRPAGGLIFGYIGDKFSRIRALYFTLLIAGISVLLVAILPTYQQIGVAAPILLAILRFADGIGLGGEWGGSFSLTSEYINPNLRGFFSGLLQATVPVASLLVSGFTLLFTSLLGESGFYAVGWRYVFAIGFIISIIGVFIRFRVADSPVFQKLVETGRVVKNPISGAFRRYWKLILMGLFLVGIVNGAYYYLNFAFALGYATTIAKAFHKPYVPYSVVSEGVLISSPVLIILALAFGYLSDRIGRRPLILANAVGAIVFIAPYLLMLLSGDPTLVMSAIVLGGLIFWLISGAITPIVLVEMFPPEVRYTGISTAYQIGVGFIGGLSPYILTFMISALHDIFWPPLIYTVVLGLIVLFIGIVLGETKGRLHVGEEILRQQ; from the coding sequence ATGGTATCAATGAGAACCAAGGCAATAATTAGTACAACCCTTGGTATCGCCTTTGAGTGGTATGACTTCTTCCTATACAGTTTACTAGCCCCGGTGATAGCGCAAGTGTTTTTCCCAAAGACTATACCTGTTTTATCACTGGCTTATGCCTATGTTGTACTCTTCATAGGATTCGTGGGTAGGCCGGCTGGGGGCTTGATCTTTGGTTATATTGGTGATAAATTTAGTAGGATACGTGCACTATACTTCACATTGCTCATCGCAGGGATATCAGTATTATTAGTTGCAATATTACCTACGTATCAACAGATTGGTGTAGCGGCACCAATATTATTAGCAATACTGAGATTTGCTGATGGCATAGGGCTTGGTGGCGAATGGGGTGGTAGTTTCTCCCTAACCTCAGAGTACATAAATCCAAATCTAAGGGGCTTTTTCTCAGGTCTTCTCCAGGCTACCGTACCCGTGGCATCTTTATTAGTAAGTGGATTCACACTATTATTCACCTCACTGCTTGGTGAAAGCGGCTTCTACGCTGTTGGCTGGAGGTATGTCTTCGCAATAGGCTTCATCATATCAATAATCGGCGTCTTCATAAGATTTAGGGTTGCTGATTCCCCAGTTTTTCAAAAACTCGTGGAGACGGGCAGGGTGGTTAAAAACCCAATCTCCGGGGCGTTCAGGAGGTATTGGAAATTAATCCTAATGGGTTTATTCCTAGTAGGCATAGTAAATGGGGCTTATTACTACCTAAACTTCGCCTTTGCACTGGGTTACGCAACAACCATTGCTAAGGCATTTCATAAACCCTACGTACCCTACTCCGTGGTCTCAGAGGGAGTATTAATATCCTCCCCAGTATTGATAATACTTGCACTAGCCTTCGGCTATCTATCAGATAGGATTGGTAGAAGACCCTTAATATTAGCGAATGCAGTAGGCGCAATTGTTTTCATAGCGCCATATTTACTAATGCTACTAAGCGGCGACCCCACGCTTGTTATGAGCGCAATAGTGCTTGGTGGATTAATTTTCTGGTTGATTTCAGGTGCCATAACGCCCATAGTACTTGTTGAAATGTTCCCACCTGAGGTTAGGTATACTGGTATTTCCACTGCTTATCAAATCGGTGTGGGATTCATAGGTGGTTTATCACCATACATACTAACATTCATGATATCAGCATTACATGATATCTTCTGGCCACCACTTATCTATACAGTGGTCCTGGGATTAATAGTCCTATTCATAGGCATAGTACTGGGTGAAACCAAGGGAAGACTACACGTGGGTGAGGAAATCCTAAGACAGCAGTGA
- a CDS encoding DUF6282 family protein, with the protein MVVTLEKVLRGSFDMHVHTGPDAVPRLLNDLEMAKLFKSNGFSGFIIKNHYTPTHDRAYLVNRIVDGVRVLGGIVLNEAVGGLNPRAVDIAGRLGALIVWFPTVDSLNEHRELSKWENHPHPPAWARMQLELRSRGLLGEGLTVLDSEGKIKPVVDEVLELIRQYDMVLATGHLSPIEGMELVKRAFEKGVRKVIITHPDFTTTRYTLEQQRELANHGAYLERTFENVLAKRVTVNDYVRMIVETGVEHNIISSDLGQVHNPPPTEGLREFVRQLIEGGLSPDDVEVMIKENPQKLT; encoded by the coding sequence ACATGCATGTGCATACAGGACCTGATGCAGTACCTAGGCTTCTTAATGATTTAGAAATGGCTAAGTTATTTAAGAGTAATGGGTTTAGTGGTTTTATTATTAAAAACCATTATACGCCAACCCATGATAGGGCTTACTTGGTTAATAGGATTGTTGATGGGGTAAGGGTCCTTGGCGGTATTGTATTAAATGAGGCTGTGGGTGGATTAAATCCAAGGGCTGTTGATATAGCGGGTAGGTTAGGTGCATTAATCGTTTGGTTTCCCACCGTGGATTCGTTGAATGAGCATAGGGAGTTAAGTAAATGGGAAAATCATCCTCATCCACCGGCGTGGGCTCGTATGCAGTTGGAGCTGCGTAGTAGGGGGTTACTTGGTGAGGGATTAACTGTACTTGATTCTGAAGGTAAAATAAAGCCTGTGGTTGATGAGGTACTTGAATTAATAAGGCAGTACGACATGGTACTGGCCACAGGTCACCTAAGCCCCATTGAGGGTATGGAACTAGTTAAGAGGGCCTTTGAGAAGGGTGTTAGAAAGGTAATTATCACGCACCCCGACTTCACTACAACTAGGTATACGTTGGAGCAGCAAAGGGAGCTGGCTAACCATGGGGCCTACTTGGAAAGAACCTTTGAGAATGTTCTAGCTAAGCGAGTTACCGTAAATGATTACGTAAGAATGATAGTGGAGACTGGAGTAGAACATAACATAATTAGCTCAGACCTAGGGCAGGTGCATAATCCACCACCAACTGAGGGTCTTAGGGAATTTGTGAGGCAATTGATTGAGGGTGGGTTATCTCCAGATGATGTGGAGGTAATGATTAAGGAGAACCCGCAAAAACTCACCTGA